AACAATCCCAACGTTGTCTTTATGACCCTTGGAACTGGTGTTGGTGGTGGTGTCATTGCAGCTGGAAACCTCATTCGTGGCGTAAAGGGAGCAGGAGGTGAGTTAGGACACATCACAGTTGACTTTGAAGCTCCATTTGCATGTACCTGTGGTAAAAAAGGTTGTTTGGAAACCGTTGCTTCGGCGACAGGTATTGTCAACCTCAGCCGTCGCTATGCAGACCAATACGCCGGTGAGGCAAAACTCAAACAGATGATTGATGACGGTCAGGATGTGACGGCTAAAGATGTCTTTGACTTGGCGAAAGAAGGCGATGATTTGGCTTTGATTGTCTACCGCCATTTCTCTGAGTATTTAGGTGTGGCTTGTGCCAATATTGCGGCTGTGCTCAATCCAGCCTACATTGTCCTGGGTGGTGGTGTATCTGCAGCAGGTGACTTCTTGTTAGACGGTGTTCGCAAGGTCTTTGCTGAAAATAGCTTCCCACAAATCAAGGAAAGCACGCAGATTGTCTTGGCAACACGTGGCAATGATGCTGGTGTCCTTGGTGCCGCATCACTAGTACTGAAATAATCGTTAAAAGCAGGGATTCCCTGCTTTTTTTGTCCTTGCTATTTTTCGTTTCCAGAACAATAATATCGAACTTATCGGTTTGAAAATACAGTGATACTATCAAGAACATACAGATATAGAGGATAGGTTTTTTTTAATAGATTATTCTAATATTATTTGTATATATTATTATTAAGTGATATAATGGCGATGTAAACGGTATCAGTATTTCAAACCTTAATAGGAGGAAGAATCATGGAAAAGAAACATAGGTACGGTTTTCGTAAACACAAGGCCGTCAAAGGTCTAGGTGTTGCTCTATTGGGTACAGTTGGTGTACTTGCTGGATCATCATTGATCTCTGCAAACGAAACCAGTATTTCTGAAGCGGTTCAAACCAATCGTACAGTAGATGCCACGATTAGCCGAGTGGATTACAATGATTTAACAGCAGAACAAAAAGCGCGAATTAAATCAGGAAAGATTGATGAACAAGTTTCTTGGATCAATCCTGATACAGGAAACTTTGAATGGATCACAGGTTTTGTTGCTGTATATAAACATTCTGGTAGTTGCCAAGTTGTTCCTGTAGATCCAGAGCCGGAACAACCGCTTATTCCAACTTCACCATCCTTAGTTCCTAATCTTCCTAGCCCTAATACTCCGACACCTAGTCCACAAATCCCAAGTGTTCCAATCACACCACAAGTTGAGCCACAAATCCCAAGTGTTCCAAATACACCACAAGTTGAGCCACAAATCCCAAGTGTTCCAAATACACCACAAGTTGAGCCACAAGTTCCGAGTGTTCCAAACACACCACAAGTTGAGCCACAAGTTCCGAGTGTTCCAATCACACCACAAGTTGAGCCACAAGTTCCGAGTGTTCCAATCACACCTCAAGTTGAAACCCAAGTTCCAGTTCCTCCAAAGGTAACGGTCACACCAAAACCTCAAACACCGTCAACTGTTGCGCAAACAGTATCGAAGATAACTGGAATTCCTGCAAAATCTGTTCAGTCTATTTTGCCAAAGACAGGTTCTGTAGGCTCGAAAACTATTGCCATTGCTGGATTAGGATTGTTAACATTAGGCGGATACTTATTGTTTAAGAACCGTAAAACAGGTAAACATGTTGCGATTGCACTATTAGTTGCAGGAGGTGTAGGAGTTTCTAGTCCGGTTCTTGCCAATTCAACTACCTTCCTTGACTTGGTTGAAAATGTAACCCTTCAACTTAATTCTCGCTTCACTTATAAACCAGCAACAGATACTTGTTGGGAATATGTTGGATACTACCCAGAAATCGCATCTGTACCTGCAGAAACACCTACAAGTCCAAATACTCTAACCTCAGCAGATTTGAAAGCTGAGTCACAGGAGAACAAAGGGAAGGTAACAGTTTACTATGTTGACGAAAACGGAAACACAATAGCTGATTCCAAAGAGCTAGTAAATTCAGTTGTTTCCACCACTTATCGTACTAAAGTGACAATCAATGGTGTAGAGAAAGTCATAGAAAACACTGTACCTACTGAGGTTGACTATGATACTACTGCACTTAAAGTCGATATTATTTTGTTTAATGATGAAACCTACGAGTTTGTGACTGTTCAAGGTAGTGAAACAGGCAAAGTAGTGGCAGGTGAAACAGAAGTTACCTATGTTTACCGTAAAGTAACTCAACCTGTCGTAACTCGTGAAGAGCTTGATCCAATCCAAGAAATTGGGAAGGTAACAGTTCATTATGTTGATGAGGCTGGCAATAAACTTGCAGATTCGAAAGAATTGGTAAATGCTGTTCTTTCTACAACCTTCCGTACCAAGGTAACCACTGATGGTGTCGAAGAAATTGTAGAAAATAAGGTAGTCAGTGATGCAACTTACAATGCGGTAGCAGTAAAGGCAGCTGTTTTGGAGTTCAATGGTGAAACCTATGAGTTTGTGTCAGTTGAAGGAAATGAAACTGGTAAAGTCGTTGCTGGAGAAACAAATGTAACCTATGTTTACCGTAAAGTGGCTCAACCTGTTGTAACGCGTGAAGAGCTTGATCCAATCCAAGAAACTGGTAAGGTAACAGTTCATTATGTCGATGAGGCTGGCAATAAGCTTGCAGATTCGAAAGAATTGGTAAATGCCATCATTTCAACAACCTTCCGTACCAAGGTAACCACTGACGGTGTTGAAGAAATTAAAGAAAATACAGTAGCTAGCGATGCTACGTACAACGCAGCCTCAGTTAAGGCAACTAGCTTGGAATACAATGGTGAAACCTATGAATATGTGGCTGTTCAAGGTACCGAAACAGGCAAAGTTGTGGCAGGTGAAACGGTGGTTACCTATGTTTACCGCAAAGTGAGTCAACCTGTTGTAACCCGTAAAGAACTCGAGCCCCTTCTTGAAACTGGTACAGTAAATGTACACTTTTCTGATGAGGAAGGTAAGGTTCTGGCACCATCAAAAGTTCTAGTAAACACGATTGTAAGCTTCACTGAACGGACCGAAACAATTACTGATGGAATCTCAAATATTGAAGAAACCAAGCGTGAAACCAATGCAAGCTACGATGCAAGCAATCTAAGACCAGATCGTATCGAGTTTGAAGGTGCATTATACGAATATACTTCTGTCAATGGAGCGGTATCTGGTAAGGTCTTACCGGGTGAAAACCATGTAACGTACATCTATCGCAAAGTACCGAATACGACTGTAGTAACAACACGAGAAATCAAGGGTAAAGTTATTACTCGCTATATCGATGAAGTGACAGGTCAAGAAATTCTTCCTGAAACCATTGTAAAAGAAGGGGTTATTGCCCTTGAGAAGACGACGGTAACTAAGGATGCCTTGGGCAATACTGTAGACACCCAAATTTCGAGTACTCCTGCTAGCTTTGACTACAGTACTGAAGCAGATAAGATTGTCAAAGAGGTAGAGATTGCTAAGAAGCGGACTGTTGCAACACATTGGATTAACCCTGACCCTGAGAACATGCAAACTGGCCTTGTTGAAAATAATGCAGCTCAAGGTTTATTAGATAGTGTGACTAGCCGTGTTCGTATCTATTCTCCAAGCAATCCAGGGGATCCTGACAATATTGCTGAAACACTGGATCACGTTCGCAAGGAAGGATTTGATGAATCTTCTCAAAATATTGAAGAAATTGGAAGAGGTAATAATACTACCATATATGGTACGAGGGATTATACAGATTATAGATATTCCTATACAAGACCATCTAGAGCTATCGTACCTGAAGCTGAATATGAATTCAGTCGTGTGGTTGGAGAAGAAGTGGGATCTAGTAATCAAGAAGTACAGACCATCACCTATTATTACAGGCCAAAAGTTGTAGAAGTTAAACCAATTATCCAAAAAATTGAACCAGAAGTACTACCAGTAGAATCCGTCAAACCTGCCAATACCGTAGAAGAGAGCAAGCGAGAGATTACTGGTAAAGTCATAACACGCTATGTAGATGAAAGTACTGGTCAAGAAATTTTGACAGGTTCAACTGTTGCTGAAGGGGTTGTAGCAATCGAAACAACCACCACAACCAAGGACTACAAAGGCAATGTAATAGATACACAGGTGACTACAGAGTCTACGAATCTTCAATACGATACTACTGCTGATAAGGTTTTAAACAATGCACGGATAGCCACTATGAGGGTTGCGCCACTAGAAGCTCTTAACACCCTGACAGGCCTAACAAGTCCGATTGAAAACGGAAAAGCAACAGTTGCGGCAGAAACCTTAGATGTGTATATTCCGCTGACCGGTTCTCAGTTGGATGGTAAATTCCTAAGCGACCGCTATGCAAGTGAGAGAGGCTTTGATAGTTCAACTGCTCAACTAGTTGAATCCGAAGCTGTCACAATGGATTTAAGCTCAACTGCGCAAAAAGCCCTTCTTATCCCTAACATAGTGACCCAAGAAGGTGTTGTTACTCCTGAGCTAGAGATTGCTAATGGTCAAGTCTATTATGTCCAGCACTATGTTTATACCAAACCAGTTGATCTTGAAGAAAACCCTGTACCGTATGAATTCACCAGGGTTGATACAGCTGAAACTGGTACAGTTGCGGAAGGCGTAACTGTAGTAACTTACTATTACAAACGAGTTAGTCTCTCTGTAGCTCCGCGGTCAAATTCGATAAATATCTACTTTTCACATACAACCGTGAAAGCTTAGAATATCCAAAAGGGAGAACACATGTGACACTATATACCTTGAGAAGTTGGATGTCGGACAAAACGTTTGGCTATGAAACCACACAAGTTTTTCGACAAAACGTATTAAATGACTTGGGTATTGCCAACTACCTTTTGCTCGGAACTCCTTATTCAACACCATTTTGGAAGGAACAGCTTCAAGCACAAGGCTATAAACTGGATCATGTCATTATCTTACCTCACCTTTATTCGGATATTGACACTTGCCTGCGCACCTATCAATTAGATGACTTTGAAGCTGATTTAACAAAAAAGCACATCATATGGAAGGATAAGCAAATTTTCTCTCCAACGACAGCTATGTACACAACTGACGAGGGTTACTTTGACCTGAACTTAACAGCTGAAGGAAATATTTTATCCATCATCGAACGGAGTAAAAATTTAGAATTAAAAGCAGTAACTTCAGTTTTTGAAAAGCCGTTTTTTACCAATTTTTCGGATGACAGCTTCTGTTATTATGATAGAAATGGCAATATTGTCCTACAAGGGAGAATTGAAGATAAGGAGTGTTACTATTTTTACCAAGGTCAAAAATGGACCATGATCGATCTATTTGTGAACTTTCTGTCAGACAGAATAGTTCCTGATCAAGATATAGTCTTAAATGACCAGTTTATTAGCCAGACGCTAGAAAC
The nucleotide sequence above comes from Streptococcus sp. 29887. Encoded proteins:
- a CDS encoding ROK family glucokinase; the encoded protein is MSKKIIGIDLGGTSVKLAILTTEGEIQEKWSIKTNILDEGSHIVPDIIDSIKQRFETHGLTKDDFLGIGMGSPGVVDSEAGTVIGAYNLNWKTLQLVKEQFETALGLPFFIDNDANVAALGEQWVGAGNNNPNVVFMTLGTGVGGGVIAAGNLIRGVKGAGGELGHITVDFEAPFACTCGKKGCLETVASATGIVNLSRRYADQYAGEAKLKQMIDDGQDVTAKDVFDLAKEGDDLALIVYRHFSEYLGVACANIAAVLNPAYIVLGGGVSAAGDFLLDGVRKVFAENSFPQIKESTQIVLATRGNDAGVLGAASLVLK
- a CDS encoding MucBP domain-containing protein, with amino-acid sequence MEKKHRYGFRKHKAVKGLGVALLGTVGVLAGSSLISANETSISEAVQTNRTVDATISRVDYNDLTAEQKARIKSGKIDEQVSWINPDTGNFEWITGFVAVYKHSGSCQVVPVDPEPEQPLIPTSPSLVPNLPSPNTPTPSPQIPSVPITPQVEPQIPSVPNTPQVEPQIPSVPNTPQVEPQVPSVPNTPQVEPQVPSVPITPQVEPQVPSVPITPQVETQVPVPPKVTVTPKPQTPSTVAQTVSKITGIPAKSVQSILPKTGSVGSKTIAIAGLGLLTLGGYLLFKNRKTGKHVAIALLVAGGVGVSSPVLANSTTFLDLVENVTLQLNSRFTYKPATDTCWEYVGYYPEIASVPAETPTSPNTLTSADLKAESQENKGKVTVYYVDENGNTIADSKELVNSVVSTTYRTKVTINGVEKVIENTVPTEVDYDTTALKVDIILFNDETYEFVTVQGSETGKVVAGETEVTYVYRKVTQPVVTREELDPIQEIGKVTVHYVDEAGNKLADSKELVNAVLSTTFRTKVTTDGVEEIVENKVVSDATYNAVAVKAAVLEFNGETYEFVSVEGNETGKVVAGETNVTYVYRKVAQPVVTREELDPIQETGKVTVHYVDEAGNKLADSKELVNAIISTTFRTKVTTDGVEEIKENTVASDATYNAASVKATSLEYNGETYEYVAVQGTETGKVVAGETVVTYVYRKVSQPVVTRKELEPLLETGTVNVHFSDEEGKVLAPSKVLVNTIVSFTERTETITDGISNIEETKRETNASYDASNLRPDRIEFEGALYEYTSVNGAVSGKVLPGENHVTYIYRKVPNTTVVTTREIKGKVITRYIDEVTGQEILPETIVKEGVIALEKTTVTKDALGNTVDTQISSTPASFDYSTEADKIVKEVEIAKKRTVATHWINPDPENMQTGLVENNAAQGLLDSVTSRVRIYSPSNPGDPDNIAETLDHVRKEGFDESSQNIEEIGRGNNTTIYGTRDYTDYRYSYTRPSRAIVPEAEYEFSRVVGEEVGSSNQEVQTITYYYRPKVVEVKPIIQKIEPEVLPVESVKPANTVEESKREITGKVITRYVDESTGQEILTGSTVAEGVVAIETTTTTKDYKGNVIDTQVTTESTNLQYDTTADKVLNNARIATMRVAPLEALNTLTGLTSPIENGKATVAAETLDVYIPLTGSQLDGKFLSDRYASERGFDSSTAQLVESEAVTMDLSSTAQKALLIPNIVTQEGVVTPELEIANGQVYYVQHYVYTKPVDLEENPVPYEFTRVDTAETGTVAEGVTVVTYYYKRVSLSVAPRSNSINIYFSHTTVKA